One Micromonospora sp. FIMYZ51 genomic window carries:
- a CDS encoding thioesterase family protein, which produces MADRFVYECTLRWSDLDAYGHVNNARFLTLYEEARVALMFVGARAQGVDSFADGVVIRRHEVDYLRPVDYALGRATAEAAPTVRIELWVEQVRAGSFTIGYEMYDGELLVSRARSVLVPFDLTRQLPRRLTESERTFLLGYAT; this is translated from the coding sequence GTGGCTGACCGGTTTGTCTACGAGTGCACCCTGCGGTGGTCCGACCTGGACGCCTACGGGCACGTCAACAACGCCCGCTTCCTCACCCTCTACGAGGAGGCCCGGGTGGCGTTGATGTTCGTCGGTGCCCGGGCACAGGGCGTCGACTCGTTCGCCGACGGAGTGGTGATCCGCCGGCACGAGGTCGACTACCTGCGCCCGGTCGACTACGCCCTGGGCCGGGCCACCGCGGAGGCGGCCCCGACGGTACGGATCGAGCTCTGGGTGGAGCAGGTCCGGGCCGGTTCCTTCACCATCGGCTACGAGATGTACGACGGTGAGCTGCTGGTCAGCCGGGCGCGCTCGGTGCTGGTGCCGTTCGACCTGACCCGGCAGCTGCCTCGGCGACTCACCGAGTCGGAGCGCACCTTCCTGCTCGGGTACGCCACGTGA
- a CDS encoding globin, with protein sequence MNSAAESEPRGEAVTLFDAVGGEPTFRKLVDEFYAGIATDPLLRPMYPEEDLGPANERMRLFLIQYWGGPSTYSAQRGHPRLRMRHAPFRIGAAERDAWLRHMRRAVASLDLPPATATELWNYLERAAYFMVNTMEDPAAPA encoded by the coding sequence GTGAATTCCGCAGCTGAGTCCGAACCCCGCGGCGAGGCGGTCACGCTCTTCGACGCCGTCGGCGGCGAGCCCACGTTCCGCAAGCTGGTCGACGAGTTCTACGCCGGCATCGCCACCGACCCGCTGCTGCGCCCGATGTACCCGGAGGAGGACCTGGGTCCGGCCAACGAGCGGATGCGGCTCTTCCTGATCCAGTACTGGGGCGGCCCGAGCACCTACTCCGCCCAGCGGGGACATCCCCGGCTGCGGATGCGGCACGCGCCGTTCCGGATCGGCGCTGCCGAGCGCGACGCCTGGCTACGCCACATGCGCCGGGCCGTCGCCAGCCTCGACCTGCCACCGGCGACCGCCACCGAACTCTGGAACTACCTCGAACGGGCGGCGTACTTCATGGTGAACACGATGGAGGACCCGGCCGCCCCCGCGTGA
- a CDS encoding YbjN domain-containing protein, which produces MPWWSWRPGPASGGDSETRSRITVEGAVRVGPPAPRKPGDDCPGGDHSLIADMPATVEPVTLRRICDALDLLDVRYLADGDGNLLAMWERHAVLVTLEGPEDEILVLRARPHATVPPDWADRAYRVVNEWNHTRRFCKAYVGDATERGQLPIYAELQVPLAAGTHDALLVELLDCGAAVATSFVDWLHDEGALL; this is translated from the coding sequence ATGCCGTGGTGGTCATGGCGCCCTGGTCCCGCCAGTGGCGGCGACTCGGAAACTCGAAGCAGGATCACGGTGGAGGGTGCCGTCCGGGTTGGACCGCCGGCGCCCCGTAAGCCGGGGGACGACTGTCCAGGCGGTGATCATTCCTTGATCGCCGACATGCCGGCCACCGTCGAACCGGTCACCCTGCGCCGGATCTGCGATGCGCTCGACCTGCTCGACGTGCGCTATCTCGCCGACGGCGACGGCAATCTGCTGGCCATGTGGGAACGGCACGCCGTGCTGGTCACCCTCGAAGGCCCGGAGGACGAGATCCTCGTGCTTCGGGCGCGGCCACACGCGACCGTGCCGCCGGACTGGGCGGACCGGGCGTACCGGGTGGTCAACGAGTGGAACCACACCCGACGCTTCTGCAAGGCGTACGTGGGTGACGCCACCGAGCGGGGCCAGTTGCCGATCTACGCCGAGTTGCAGGTGCCGCTCGCCGCCGGCACCCACGACGCGCTCCTGGTCGAGTTGCTCGATTGCGGGGCCGCCGTGGCGACGAGCTTCGTCGACTGGCTGCACGACGAGGGCGCCCTGCTCTGA
- a CDS encoding trehalose-6-phosphate synthase, producing MTVRSSFVVVANRLPVDEVSTPEGRQWRRSPGGLVTALHPVLAEHHGTWVGWAGGTGPAPEPFDLEGIRLHPVPLSAEELERYYEGQSNATIWPLYHDAVETPAFKRRWREAYRLVNARFAEAAADVAAEGATVWVQDYQLQLVPAMLRELRPDLRIGFFLHIPFPPIELFMQMPFRTEILRGLLGADLVGFQQRLAAQNFVRLARHLLGLRYEGQMIQVDGRRVKAGAFPISIDTKEMERLAADPAIQARAKEIREELGNPRTIILGVDRLDYTKGIELRLKAFRELLADGKLTVPDAVMVQVATPSRERVEHYQALRVKVEREVGRINGEFGRVGVPAVHYLHQSYSRTELAAMYAAADVMMVTPLRDGMNLVAKEYVASRADHGGALVLSEFAGAATELRQAFLCNPHDPDAVKDALLRAVHVEKPEARRRMRTMQRHLRTHDVGHWAKSFLTELGVPDMEAA from the coding sequence GTGACCGTCCGTAGCTCCTTTGTCGTAGTGGCGAACCGCCTACCGGTCGACGAGGTGAGCACACCAGAGGGGCGGCAGTGGCGACGCAGCCCGGGTGGGCTGGTCACCGCGCTGCATCCCGTCCTCGCCGAGCACCACGGCACCTGGGTCGGCTGGGCCGGTGGCACCGGCCCGGCGCCCGAGCCGTTCGATCTGGAGGGCATCCGACTGCATCCGGTGCCGCTGAGCGCCGAGGAGTTGGAGCGCTACTACGAGGGTCAGTCCAACGCCACGATCTGGCCGCTCTACCACGACGCCGTCGAGACGCCCGCCTTCAAGCGCCGCTGGCGCGAGGCGTACCGCCTGGTCAATGCCCGGTTCGCGGAGGCCGCGGCGGACGTGGCGGCCGAGGGCGCCACGGTGTGGGTGCAGGACTACCAGCTCCAGCTGGTGCCGGCGATGCTCCGGGAACTCCGTCCTGACCTGCGGATCGGTTTCTTCCTGCACATCCCGTTCCCGCCGATCGAGCTGTTCATGCAGATGCCGTTCCGGACCGAGATCCTGCGCGGGCTGCTCGGGGCCGACCTGGTCGGCTTCCAGCAGCGGCTGGCCGCACAGAACTTCGTCCGGCTGGCCCGGCACCTGCTCGGTCTGCGCTACGAGGGGCAGATGATCCAGGTGGACGGCCGCCGGGTGAAGGCCGGCGCGTTCCCCATCTCGATCGACACCAAGGAGATGGAGCGGCTGGCGGCGGACCCGGCGATCCAGGCGCGGGCCAAGGAGATCCGCGAGGAGCTGGGCAACCCGCGGACGATCATCCTTGGCGTGGACCGGCTCGACTACACCAAGGGCATCGAGCTGCGACTCAAGGCTTTCCGCGAATTGCTTGCTGACGGAAAGTTGACAGTTCCGGACGCCGTTATGGTGCAGGTCGCCACCCCCAGCCGGGAGCGGGTGGAGCACTACCAGGCGCTTCGCGTCAAGGTGGAGCGCGAGGTTGGTCGGATTAATGGCGAATTCGGACGGGTGGGAGTCCCGGCAGTGCACTATCTCCATCAGTCGTACAGTCGGACCGAACTGGCTGCGATGTACGCCGCTGCCGATGTGATGATGGTGACTCCACTGCGAGACGGCATGAACCTGGTGGCCAAGGAGTACGTCGCGTCGCGAGCGGACCACGGGGGCGCACTCGTACTCAGTGAGTTCGCCGGCGCGGCCACCGAGCTGCGTCAGGCGTTCCTGTGCAACCCGCACGACCCGGACGCGGTCAAGGACGCTCTACTCCGGGCCGTGCATGTGGAGAAGCCGGAGGCTCGTCGCCGTATGCGGACCATGCAACGCCATCTGCGCACCCATGATGTGGGGCACTGGGCGAAGTCCTTCCTCACCGAACTCGGTGTCCCCGACATGGAGGCGGCGTGA
- a CDS encoding class F sortase encodes MAAAARRLRRTAAQMGTASVATPDPSAAPVAARARRVGSTGYRRRSGPGLPALAVGALMLLIITMLGVERVTGMSVLPDRFIAGLVPPPKEFPVLPASQPLGLEISSIELEAPVHSVGIAPDGSIAAPTTERAQEAGWYDQGPTPGQYGPAVIVGHVDTHTGPAVFAHLRELRAGDRVEVARSDGSVAIFEVDRVGRYDKEKLPAGEVFGDFSRPQLRLITCGGRWVGGETGYADNVIVFASLVEAR; translated from the coding sequence ATGGCCGCGGCGGCCCGCCGGCTGCGCCGGACCGCCGCCCAGATGGGTACGGCCAGCGTCGCCACACCCGATCCGTCGGCCGCGCCGGTGGCGGCGAGAGCGCGCCGGGTCGGGTCGACGGGGTACCGGCGGCGTTCCGGGCCGGGCCTGCCCGCGCTTGCGGTCGGCGCGCTGATGCTGCTGATCATCACGATGCTCGGCGTCGAGCGGGTGACCGGGATGAGCGTCCTGCCGGACCGCTTCATCGCCGGGTTGGTACCCCCGCCCAAGGAGTTTCCGGTGCTGCCGGCGAGCCAGCCGCTCGGCCTCGAAATCAGCTCGATCGAGCTCGAGGCCCCCGTGCACAGCGTGGGCATCGCCCCGGACGGCAGCATCGCCGCACCGACGACGGAGCGGGCCCAGGAGGCGGGCTGGTACGACCAGGGTCCGACCCCCGGTCAGTACGGTCCGGCCGTCATCGTCGGACACGTCGACACCCACACCGGCCCGGCCGTCTTCGCGCACCTGCGGGAGCTGCGAGCCGGCGACCGGGTGGAGGTGGCCCGCTCGGACGGCTCGGTGGCGATCTTCGAGGTGGACCGGGTCGGCCGGTACGACAAGGAGAAACTGCCTGCGGGCGAGGTCTTCGGCGACTTCAGCCGACCCCAGTTGCGGCTGATCACCTGCGGCGGTCGTTGGGTGGGCGGCGAGACCGGCTACGCGGACAACGTGATCGTCTTCGCCTCGCTGGTGGAGGCGCGGTGA
- a CDS encoding HNH endonuclease — protein MPDIRPAVGSGALVLNATYEPLCVVSVRRAAILVLSAKAVCVADGEGILHSARSALPVPSVVRLTRFVRVPYRTHVGLSRRAIFARDGWRCAYCRGPAETIDHVFPRSRGGRHAWENVVAACARCNHTKGDKTPAELGWRLTAPPTAPKGIAWRVLGHRAPDPRWADWLDLREPEAA, from the coding sequence ATGCCTGACATACGACCCGCAGTGGGCTCCGGCGCGCTGGTCCTCAACGCCACCTACGAGCCGCTGTGTGTCGTGTCGGTCCGTCGAGCCGCGATCCTCGTGCTCTCCGCCAAGGCGGTCTGCGTCGCCGACGGCGAGGGAATCCTGCACAGCGCCCGCAGCGCGCTTCCGGTGCCCTCGGTCGTTCGCCTCACCCGGTTCGTCCGGGTTCCGTACCGGACCCACGTGGGTCTGTCCCGCCGGGCGATCTTCGCCCGGGACGGTTGGCGGTGCGCCTACTGCCGTGGGCCGGCCGAGACGATCGACCACGTCTTCCCGCGCAGTCGCGGCGGGCGGCACGCGTGGGAGAACGTGGTCGCCGCCTGCGCCAGGTGCAACCACACGAAGGGCGACAAGACCCCTGCCGAGTTGGGTTGGCGGCTCACCGCGCCACCCACCGCGCCGAAGGGGATCGCCTGGCGGGTGCTCGGCCACCGGGCCCCCGATCCACGCTGGGCCGACTGGCTGGACCTGCGCGAACCCGAGGCCGCCTGA
- a CDS encoding MFS transporter, with amino-acid sequence MVSDEQPRREGPTTFREVFAQSEYRAVLAATTLTWLGDYVAKAAVTLLVYRATESVALSATAFAVSFLPWLIGGPLLAAIAERHRYRQVMVICDLIRMAFMLLIAIPGMPVAAVLALIFLTTLANPPSQSARSALTPQILSKERLVLGLSLFASAGQAAQVVGYLLGAAVATVNPSAALLLNAGALAMSALLVRFGVRDRPPAMDSSHRSHLLRETAAGFGLIFRTPVLRAIAVLVFSAVLFSIVPEGLAAAWANEHVDDELQAGAAQALIMAANPVGFVLGGLLVGRTLTQARQQSLLRPLAVLAPLALVPALFDPPPVVVALLAAVCGFAVAGIIPVANGLFVQALPDGFRARAFGVMGSGIQVIQGVSVLITGLLAERFPIPLVVGVWSAAGVVLMAFVARRFPDPQTVAAAIAAAGRDSPGGAEAQPPSDDPGPGHVGPGRPRHAVT; translated from the coding sequence ATGGTGTCGGACGAGCAACCTCGTCGGGAAGGACCCACCACCTTCCGGGAGGTTTTCGCCCAGAGTGAGTACCGCGCCGTCCTCGCGGCCACCACGCTGACCTGGCTCGGCGACTACGTCGCCAAGGCGGCGGTCACCCTCCTCGTCTACCGGGCCACCGAGTCCGTCGCTCTCTCCGCCACCGCGTTCGCGGTCAGCTTCCTGCCCTGGCTGATCGGCGGCCCACTGCTCGCGGCCATCGCCGAGCGGCACCGCTACCGGCAGGTCATGGTCATCTGCGACCTCATCCGCATGGCGTTCATGCTGCTCATCGCCATCCCGGGAATGCCGGTGGCGGCGGTCCTGGCGCTGATCTTCCTCACCACCCTGGCCAATCCTCCGAGCCAGTCGGCACGCTCCGCGTTGACGCCGCAGATCCTGTCGAAGGAGCGGCTCGTCCTCGGGCTCTCGCTCTTCGCCAGCGCGGGGCAGGCGGCCCAGGTCGTCGGCTACCTGCTCGGCGCCGCCGTGGCGACGGTCAACCCCTCCGCCGCGCTGCTGTTGAACGCGGGCGCGCTGGCGATGTCGGCCCTGCTCGTCCGGTTCGGCGTACGCGACCGGCCGCCGGCGATGGACAGCTCGCACCGCAGCCATCTGCTCCGGGAAACCGCCGCCGGGTTCGGACTGATCTTCCGTACCCCGGTGTTGCGGGCGATCGCCGTACTCGTCTTCAGCGCGGTGCTCTTCTCCATCGTGCCCGAGGGGCTGGCGGCGGCCTGGGCCAACGAGCACGTCGACGACGAGTTGCAGGCCGGGGCGGCCCAGGCGCTGATCATGGCCGCCAACCCGGTGGGCTTCGTGCTCGGCGGTCTGCTGGTCGGGCGGACCCTCACTCAGGCGCGCCAGCAGAGCCTGCTGCGACCGTTGGCCGTGCTCGCCCCGTTGGCGCTGGTGCCGGCGCTGTTCGACCCGCCGCCGGTAGTGGTGGCGCTGCTCGCCGCGGTCTGCGGGTTCGCGGTCGCCGGCATCATCCCGGTGGCCAACGGTCTGTTCGTCCAGGCCCTCCCCGACGGCTTCCGGGCCCGGGCGTTCGGCGTGATGGGGTCGGGCATACAGGTGATCCAGGGTGTCTCGGTGCTGATCACCGGCCTGCTCGCCGAGCGGTTCCCGATCCCACTGGTGGTGGGGGTGTGGAGCGCCGCCGGGGTGGTGCTGATGGCGTTCGTCGCCCGGCGTTTTCCGGACCCACAGACCGTCGCCGCCGCCATCGCCGCCGCCGGGCGGGATTCCCCCGGCGGTGCCGAGGCGCAGCCGCCGTCCGACGATCCGGGCCCCGGGCACGTGGGACCGGGCCGGCCGCGACACGCGGTGACCTGA
- a CDS encoding mechanosensitive ion channel family protein, whose protein sequence is MPSPAPVTPSPAPSETPEVPSPECLTESLSLCRWAWDLTGSVWFAEGSYWILIKPLRIILILLLAVSARWLVHRTIRRLVRTTSDAGVPTMLRPLRERIPSATAEPGEFVPERRRQRAEAIGSVLRSLSTAFIFGIALLMVLKEFSFDLAPLLASAGIAGVALGFGAQSLVKDLIAGLFMLIEDQYGVGDTVDLGEATGVVEAVGLRVTTVRDGRGVLWYIRNGEVVRVGNKSQGWALAVVDLPIGFASTEEATAVLRTAAASIAVDPELEPSVVEPPQVLGIEQVTMEGTVIRTVVKTTADGQAAVARELRRRLAEALENSGITARLMAGRGFPGAPTPGGTETGRGASG, encoded by the coding sequence ATGCCCAGCCCCGCACCAGTCACGCCGAGCCCGGCTCCGTCCGAGACACCCGAGGTGCCAAGTCCGGAGTGCCTCACCGAGAGCCTGAGCCTGTGCCGCTGGGCGTGGGACCTGACCGGCTCGGTGTGGTTCGCCGAGGGCAGTTACTGGATTCTGATCAAGCCGCTGCGGATCATCCTGATCCTGCTGCTGGCGGTGTCCGCCCGGTGGCTGGTGCACCGGACCATCCGGCGGCTCGTGCGGACCACCAGCGACGCCGGCGTACCCACGATGCTGCGTCCGCTGCGCGAGCGCATCCCGTCCGCCACCGCCGAGCCCGGCGAATTCGTCCCGGAGCGCCGCCGGCAGCGGGCCGAAGCGATCGGTTCGGTGCTGCGCAGCCTGAGTACCGCCTTCATCTTCGGCATCGCCCTGCTGATGGTGCTCAAGGAATTCAGCTTCGACCTGGCGCCGCTGCTGGCCAGCGCGGGCATCGCCGGCGTCGCCCTCGGTTTCGGCGCGCAGAGCCTGGTGAAGGACCTGATCGCCGGGCTGTTCATGCTGATCGAGGACCAGTACGGCGTCGGCGACACGGTCGACCTCGGCGAGGCGACCGGGGTGGTCGAAGCGGTCGGCCTGCGGGTCACCACCGTCCGTGACGGGCGAGGCGTGCTCTGGTACATCCGCAACGGTGAGGTCGTCCGGGTGGGCAACAAGAGCCAGGGCTGGGCGCTGGCAGTGGTCGACCTGCCGATCGGCTTCGCCAGCACCGAGGAGGCCACCGCGGTGCTGCGGACGGCCGCCGCCTCGATCGCGGTGGATCCGGAACTCGAACCGTCGGTGGTCGAGCCACCGCAGGTGCTCGGCATCGAGCAGGTCACGATGGAGGGCACCGTGATCCGGACCGTGGTCAAGACCACCGCCGACGGGCAGGCCGCCGTGGCCCGGGAGCTGCGGCGACGGCTCGCCGAGGCACTTGAGAACTCCGGCATCACGGCACGGCTGATGGCCGGGCGCGGCTTCCCCGGCGCACCTACTCCAGGGGGCACCGAAACCGGCCGGGGTGCTTCCGGATGA
- the ettA gene encoding energy-dependent translational throttle protein EttA, with amino-acid sequence MAQYIYVLEKARKAHGDKVVLDNVTLSFLPGAKIGVVGPNGAGKSSLLKIMAGLDRPSNGEARLMPGYTVGLLAQEPPLNDAKTVLGNIEEAVADTKAKLERFNKIAEQMATDYSDELMEEMGKLQEELDHADAWDIDSKLELAMDALRCPPPDADVTTLSGGERRRVALCKLLLEAPDLLLLDEPTNHLDAESVQWLEQHLAKYAGTVLAITHDRYFLDNVAGWILELDRGRAVGYEGNYSTYLEKKAARLSVEGRRDAKMKKRLADELEWVRSNAKARQTKSKARLDRYDEMAAEAEKTRKLDFEEIQIPPGPRLGNTVIEAQNLTKAFGDRVLIDNLSFSLPRNGIVGIIGPNGVGKTTLFKTIVGLEQPTAGSVKVGDTVSLSYVDQNRQGLAGDKTVWEVVSDGLDHLMVGKVEMPSRAYIAAFGFKGPDQQKPTKVLSGGERNRLNLALTLKIGGNVILLDEPTNDLDVETLSSLENALLEFPGCAVVISHDRMFLDRVATHILAWEGDEENPAKWFWFEGNFEAYEKNKIDRLGAEAARPHRVTYRKLTRD; translated from the coding sequence GTGGCCCAGTACATCTACGTCCTGGAAAAGGCGCGCAAGGCGCACGGCGACAAGGTCGTGCTCGACAACGTGACGCTTAGCTTCCTGCCGGGGGCCAAGATCGGTGTGGTCGGCCCGAACGGTGCTGGTAAGTCCAGCCTGCTCAAGATCATGGCAGGCTTGGACCGGCCGAGCAACGGCGAGGCCCGGCTGATGCCCGGCTACACCGTCGGACTGCTGGCCCAGGAGCCGCCACTCAACGACGCCAAGACCGTCCTCGGCAACATCGAGGAGGCGGTGGCCGACACCAAGGCCAAACTGGAGCGGTTCAACAAGATCGCCGAGCAGATGGCCACCGACTACTCCGACGAGTTGATGGAGGAGATGGGCAAGCTCCAGGAGGAGCTGGACCACGCCGACGCCTGGGACATCGACTCCAAGCTCGAGCTGGCCATGGACGCGCTGCGCTGCCCGCCGCCGGACGCCGACGTCACCACGCTCTCCGGTGGCGAGCGGCGCCGGGTGGCGCTCTGCAAGCTCCTGCTGGAGGCGCCCGACCTGCTGCTGCTCGACGAGCCCACAAACCACCTGGACGCGGAGAGCGTGCAGTGGCTGGAGCAGCACCTGGCCAAGTACGCCGGCACCGTGCTGGCCATCACCCACGACCGGTACTTCCTGGACAACGTGGCCGGCTGGATCCTGGAGCTGGACCGGGGCCGGGCCGTCGGCTACGAGGGCAACTACTCCACCTACCTGGAGAAGAAGGCCGCCCGGCTCTCCGTGGAGGGCCGCCGCGACGCCAAGATGAAGAAGCGCCTCGCCGACGAGCTGGAATGGGTCCGCTCCAACGCCAAGGCCCGGCAGACCAAGTCCAAGGCCCGTCTCGACCGGTACGACGAGATGGCCGCCGAGGCGGAGAAGACCCGCAAGCTGGACTTCGAGGAGATCCAGATCCCGCCGGGCCCGCGCCTGGGCAACACCGTCATCGAGGCGCAGAACCTGACCAAGGCCTTCGGTGACCGGGTGCTTATCGACAACCTGTCCTTCTCGCTGCCCCGCAACGGCATCGTCGGCATCATCGGCCCGAACGGCGTCGGCAAGACCACCCTGTTCAAGACGATCGTCGGGCTGGAGCAGCCGACCGCCGGCTCGGTAAAGGTCGGCGACACCGTCTCGCTGTCGTACGTCGACCAGAACCGGCAGGGCCTGGCCGGCGACAAGACCGTCTGGGAGGTCGTCTCGGACGGGCTGGACCACCTGATGGTGGGCAAGGTCGAGATGCCGTCCCGGGCGTACATCGCCGCCTTCGGGTTCAAGGGACCGGATCAGCAGAAGCCGACAAAGGTGCTCTCCGGTGGCGAGCGCAACCGGCTCAACCTGGCGCTCACGCTCAAGATCGGCGGGAACGTGATCCTGCTCGACGAGCCCACCAACGACCTGGACGTGGAGACGCTCTCCAGCCTGGAGAACGCGCTGCTGGAGTTCCCCGGCTGCGCCGTGGTGATCTCCCACGACCGGATGTTCCTGGACCGGGTCGCCACGCACATCCTGGCCTGGGAGGGCGACGAGGAGAACCCGGCGAAGTGGTTCTGGTTCGAGGGCAACTTCGAGGCGTACGAGAAGAACAAGATCGACCGGCTCGGCGCCGAGGCGGCCCGGCCGCACCGGGTGACCTACCGCAAGCTGACCCGCGACTGA